A genome region from Tolypothrix sp. PCC 7712 includes the following:
- a CDS encoding ExbD/TolR family protein: MRLPDEPDLPAQINIVPMIDVIFAILTFFIMSTLFLTRSEGLPVNLPKAASAQQQSSSEPINVTVDATGKISVNRQQVDLNVLSAQVRTLMADKQEALVIINADERVNHGQVVAVMDNLRQVQGAKLAIATQKP, from the coding sequence ATGCGCCTACCAGATGAACCCGATTTACCAGCTCAAATTAATATCGTCCCGATGATTGATGTCATTTTCGCGATTTTGACATTTTTTATCATGTCAACCTTGTTTTTAACTCGGTCGGAAGGTTTACCAGTTAATTTACCCAAGGCTGCTTCTGCACAACAACAATCATCTAGCGAACCTATTAATGTCACAGTAGACGCAACGGGAAAAATTAGCGTCAATCGCCAACAAGTTGACCTGAATGTATTATCAGCCCAAGTGCGTACATTGATGGCTGATAAGCAAGAAGCGCTGGTAATCATCAACGCCGATGAACGAGTTAACCACGGTCAGGTGGTAGCTGTCATGGATAATTTACGTCAGGTACAGGGGGCAAAATTAGCGATCGCCACCCAAAAACCATAA
- a CDS encoding NUDIX hydrolase yields the protein MENQQVQVAIAILYQNNKFLMQLRDNNPNILYPGYWALFGGHIESGEMPNVAVKREVLEEIGYDYPKFSEFCCYWDDQVIRHVFHAPLLVDSNQLVLNEGWDMGFLTPADIRQGTCYSTIAAEVRPLGPMHQRIMLDFLESNLHCEA from the coding sequence ATGGAAAATCAGCAGGTACAGGTTGCGATCGCAATTCTCTACCAAAACAACAAGTTTCTCATGCAGCTGCGGGATAATAACCCAAATATTCTTTATCCTGGCTACTGGGCACTTTTTGGTGGACATATCGAGTCTGGAGAAATGCCAAATGTTGCTGTTAAGCGCGAAGTTTTAGAAGAAATTGGCTACGATTACCCAAAGTTCTCTGAATTTTGCTGTTATTGGGATGATCAAGTCATCCGTCATGTCTTTCATGCACCGCTGTTAGTGGATTCAAATCAACTCGTGTTAAATGAAGGCTGGGACATGGGCTTTTTAACACCAGCAGATATTCGCCAGGGTACCTGTTACTCAACAATTGCTGCTGAAGTCAGACCTTTAGGGCCAATGCATCAGCGAATTATGCTGGATTTTCTAGAAAGCAATCTACATTGTGAAGCGTAA
- a CDS encoding MgPME-cyclase complex family protein has protein sequence MATYYYVLASQKFLIQEEPLDEVLKERTRHYHEQEKEIDFWLVKQPAFLEAPEMAEIKAKCPQPAAAIISTDKPFITWLKLRLEYVIVGEFEAPSATISDPLASLATVS, from the coding sequence ATGGCAACTTACTATTACGTTTTGGCAAGTCAAAAATTTTTAATACAAGAAGAACCCTTAGATGAGGTACTTAAAGAACGTACCCGTCACTACCACGAACAAGAAAAAGAAATTGATTTTTGGTTAGTAAAGCAACCTGCGTTTTTAGAAGCACCAGAAATGGCTGAGATTAAAGCCAAGTGTCCTCAACCTGCGGCGGCAATTATTTCTACCGACAAACCATTTATTACTTGGTTGAAACTGCGATTGGAATATGTAATTGTAGGCGAGTTTGAAGCACCTTCAGCAACAATCTCCGATCCTTTAGCATCATTGGCTACCGTGTCTTAA
- a CDS encoding AI-2E family transporter, translating to MQSLNKLPRWLNIGLAFPIIILNGWLLLQVVQYFQPLVSIFVAAILLAFVLNYPIQFLQERGVKRNLAISVVLLLAVVILVALGIILVPLIIEQLNELANILPYWVDSAGEQIQAFQNWAATQQLPVNLSGIATQILDRFSNQLQSFTGRVVSVAFDTIGIVVNVLLTVVLTVYMVLNGKRLWDGVFQWFPPYIGPKVREFLREDFHNYFIGQATLGAVLSVAMTLAFFSLQVPLALLFGIGIGFFSLFPFGTGIGITIVSFLVALQNIWLGVEVLGIAVAIDQVNANFIAPRILGNLTGLNPVWVVISLLLGAKLGGVLGLLIAIPIASFIKDIADGWRDGVFSQVIVSNDNIKHHSPVEVGE from the coding sequence ATGCAATCACTAAACAAACTACCGCGATGGTTAAATATAGGATTGGCATTTCCTATTATTATTCTTAATGGTTGGTTATTACTTCAGGTTGTGCAATATTTTCAACCTTTAGTAAGTATTTTTGTTGCCGCTATTTTATTAGCTTTTGTGTTGAATTATCCCATCCAATTTTTGCAAGAACGTGGGGTAAAACGTAACTTAGCTATTAGTGTAGTTCTACTTTTAGCTGTAGTGATTTTAGTCGCTTTAGGTATTATCTTAGTACCGCTAATTATAGAACAGCTAAATGAATTGGCTAATATTCTTCCTTATTGGGTTGATTCTGCTGGTGAACAAATCCAAGCTTTTCAAAATTGGGCGGCGACACAACAGCTTCCTGTAAATTTATCTGGTATAGCGACGCAAATATTAGATAGATTTTCTAATCAACTGCAATCTTTTACTGGCAGAGTTGTTAGTGTTGCTTTCGATACTATTGGAATTGTTGTCAATGTGCTGCTAACAGTAGTCTTGACTGTCTACATGGTATTAAATGGCAAGCGTTTATGGGATGGAGTTTTTCAGTGGTTTCCGCCTTATATTGGCCCAAAAGTGCGGGAATTTTTAAGAGAAGATTTTCATAATTATTTTATTGGTCAGGCGACATTAGGTGCAGTGTTAAGTGTGGCGATGACTTTGGCATTTTTCTCGCTACAAGTTCCCTTAGCGCTACTTTTTGGGATTGGGATTGGCTTTTTCTCCCTGTTCCCTTTTGGTACAGGTATAGGTATCACTATAGTTAGTTTTCTAGTAGCATTACAAAATATTTGGTTAGGGGTAGAAGTATTAGGGATAGCAGTAGCAATTGACCAAGTAAATGCTAATTTTATTGCCCCTAGGATTCTTGGTAATTTAACAGGTTTAAATCCTGTATGGGTAGTAATTTCTTTACTATTAGGAGCTAAATTAGGCGGAGTATTAGGTTTATTAATTGCGATACCCATCGCTAGTTTTATTAAAGATATAGCAGATGGCTGGCGTGATGGTGTATTTAGTCAAGTAATTGTATCGAATGACAATATTAAACATCATTCACCAGTTGAGGTAGGGGAATAA
- the folD gene encoding bifunctional methylenetetrahydrofolate dehydrogenase/methenyltetrahydrofolate cyclohydrolase FolD, whose product METKTAKLLDGKTLAEKIQHNLLERIAELQPKIGRPPGLAVLMVGDNPASAAYVRNKEKACAKVGIASFGKHFPTQTTQAELEDAIAALNQDEQVDGILVQLPLPPHLDSIRLLHQIEPDKDVDGLHPVNMGRLVRQEAGLRSCTPAGVMRLLQEYKISLPGKQAVVVGRSILVGKPMALMLVDADATVTVAHSRSQDLKAIAQNADILISAVGIPGLITGEMVKPGAVVVDVGINRVTDASGKSRLVGDVHWESTAGVAEFITPVPGGVGPMTVAMLLQNTFASYLRRHGIKSDEL is encoded by the coding sequence ATGGAAACAAAAACTGCCAAACTTCTTGATGGTAAAACCTTAGCTGAAAAAATTCAGCACAACCTTTTAGAACGTATTGCAGAGTTACAACCAAAAATTGGTCGTCCCCCTGGTTTAGCAGTGCTGATGGTTGGTGACAATCCCGCATCAGCTGCTTATGTACGCAATAAAGAGAAAGCTTGCGCTAAAGTGGGTATTGCCTCTTTTGGTAAGCATTTTCCTACCCAAACCACTCAAGCAGAATTGGAAGATGCGATCGCAGCACTCAATCAAGATGAACAGGTAGATGGCATTCTTGTACAGTTACCCTTACCTCCACATTTAGACTCTATTCGCTTGCTGCATCAAATTGAGCCAGATAAAGACGTTGATGGATTGCACCCGGTAAACATGGGGCGATTGGTGCGCCAAGAAGCAGGTTTACGCAGCTGTACACCAGCTGGTGTGATGCGGTTGCTGCAAGAATATAAAATTTCTTTGCCAGGAAAACAAGCAGTGGTAGTGGGACGTAGTATTTTGGTAGGTAAGCCAATGGCGTTAATGCTTGTGGACGCTGATGCTACCGTTACCGTTGCCCACTCACGATCCCAAGACTTAAAAGCGATCGCCCAGAATGCCGATATTCTCATCTCAGCTGTAGGCATTCCAGGATTGATTACTGGTGAAATGGTGAAACCGGGCGCTGTTGTGGTAGATGTGGGGATAAATCGTGTCACCGATGCTAGTGGCAAAAGTCGTTTAGTCGGCGATGTCCACTGGGAATCGACAGCTGGCGTGGCGGAGTTTATCACCCCAGTTCCGGGAGGCGTTGGCCCTATGACTGTCGCTATGTTGTTGCAAAATACATTTGCTAGCTACTTAAGGCGGCACGGAATCAAGAGCGATGAATTATGA
- a CDS encoding transcriptional regulator, with the protein MPINRAQQMAEFFSALSDPNRLRLMSALAHINLYKKVSEHWREVTIGQSFQDAGGKLSLYR; encoded by the coding sequence ATGCCGATCAATCGGGCGCAACAGATGGCAGAATTTTTTAGTGCCTTGTCCGATCCCAACCGTTTGCGTTTGATGTCTGCGTTAGCTCATATCAACCTTTACAAAAAAGTTTCAGAACATTGGAGAGAAGTGACTATCGGGCAATCATTTCAGGACGCGGGTGGCAAGTTAAGTTTATATCGATAA
- a CDS encoding TetR/AcrR family transcriptional regulator, whose protein sequence is MPKIVDHEQYRKELLGKCFDLFAQKGYSAITMRQIAQGLKVSTGTLYHYFPSKQALFEQLLEEICQQDVTLALAELGEKKSIPESMEVLAKYLEKNEDYFIKWTCIWVDFCQHQDSKTIQSSGVLKRTNQRYQQAVYEFLGIKDPVLASFVLSFVNGLILEKLWGDENIDFHEQCALLGKMLMGYLVVGNG, encoded by the coding sequence ATGCCCAAAATTGTTGATCATGAACAATACCGTAAGGAACTGCTCGGCAAGTGCTTCGATTTATTTGCCCAAAAAGGTTACAGCGCCATCACTATGAGGCAAATTGCTCAAGGTTTAAAGGTTTCTACTGGGACGCTGTATCACTATTTTCCCAGTAAACAAGCTTTATTTGAGCAATTACTAGAAGAAATTTGTCAGCAAGATGTGACCCTAGCATTAGCAGAGTTAGGAGAAAAAAAATCAATACCAGAGTCGATGGAAGTATTGGCAAAATATTTAGAAAAAAACGAAGATTATTTTATTAAATGGACTTGTATCTGGGTTGATTTTTGTCAGCATCAAGATTCTAAAACTATCCAAAGTAGCGGTGTGCTGAAGCGTACTAATCAACGATATCAACAGGCAGTTTATGAGTTTTTAGGTATTAAAGACCCAGTTTTAGCTTCTTTCGTATTGAGTTTTGTCAATGGCTTAATTTTGGAAAAATTATGGGGTGATGAAAATATTGATTTTCACGAGCAATGTGCATTGTTGGGGAAAATGCTGATGGGATACTTGGTGGTTGGGAATGGGTAA
- a CDS encoding divergent PAP2 family protein encodes MQDIGDILDNRVLLVALIACLIAQSMKLVIELVKNRKLNVRVLVTTGGMPSAHSALVTSLATGVGQTLGWASPDFALATIFAIIVMYDAAGVRQAAGKQARILNQMIDELFDDKHDFTQDRLKELLGHTPVQVIAGSALGITISFLAKSFLLANIP; translated from the coding sequence ATGCAGGACATAGGCGACATCTTAGACAACCGGGTGCTGCTGGTTGCTCTGATAGCTTGTTTAATTGCTCAATCGATGAAGCTCGTCATCGAACTAGTTAAAAATCGCAAACTTAATGTACGTGTTTTAGTAACCACTGGCGGTATGCCTAGTGCCCATTCGGCTCTAGTTACCTCTTTAGCAACAGGTGTTGGGCAAACTCTGGGTTGGGCATCGCCTGATTTTGCTCTGGCTACCATTTTTGCCATCATTGTTATGTACGATGCAGCTGGAGTTCGCCAAGCCGCCGGTAAACAAGCGCGGATACTCAATCAAATGATTGATGAATTATTTGATGATAAACATGACTTTACCCAAGACCGCCTGAAAGAATTGCTGGGACACACACCAGTTCAAGTAATAGCTGGGTCGGCTTTGGGAATTACCATATCTTTCTTAGCTAAGTCTTTTTTATTAGCCAATATTCCATAG
- the crtE gene encoding geranylgeranyl diphosphate synthase CrtE — MVATDKFKKMPETATFNLSAYLKERQQLCETALDQALPVSYPEKIYESMRYSLLAGGKRVRPILCLATSEMMGGTIEMAMPTACAVEMIHTMSLIHDDLPAMDNDDYRRGKLTNHKVYGEDIAILAGDGLLAYAFEFVAIATPLTVPRDRVLQVVARLARALGAAGLVGGQVVDLESEGKTDTSLETLNYIHNHKTAALLEACVVCGGILAGASVEDVQRLTRYAQNIGLAFQIVDDILDITATQEQLGKTAGKDLKAQKVTYPSLWGIEESRVKAEQLIEAACAELDVFGEKAQPLKAIAHFIISRNH; from the coding sequence ATGGTAGCAACTGATAAGTTTAAAAAGATGCCAGAGACAGCCACGTTTAACCTATCAGCGTATCTCAAAGAGCGTCAACAGCTTTGTGAAACTGCTTTGGATCAAGCGCTTCCCGTTTCCTATCCAGAGAAGATTTACGAGTCGATGCGCTATTCTCTCTTAGCTGGTGGCAAACGTGTGCGTCCTATCCTGTGCCTTGCTACCAGTGAAATGATGGGCGGCACAATCGAAATGGCAATGCCAACAGCTTGTGCGGTGGAAATGATCCACACAATGTCATTAATTCATGATGATTTGCCAGCGATGGATAATGACGATTACCGTCGGGGTAAGCTGACAAACCACAAGGTTTATGGCGAAGATATCGCGATTTTAGCTGGCGATGGTTTGTTGGCCTATGCTTTTGAATTTGTTGCGATCGCCACCCCTTTAACTGTCCCTAGAGATAGAGTATTGCAGGTAGTAGCGCGTCTTGCTCGGGCATTAGGGGCTGCTGGCTTGGTTGGGGGCCAAGTAGTGGATCTAGAATCAGAAGGTAAAACAGATACTTCCCTAGAGACTCTGAATTACATTCATAACCACAAAACAGCTGCCCTTTTGGAAGCTTGTGTTGTTTGTGGTGGTATTTTAGCGGGAGCATCTGTTGAAGATGTACAAAGACTAACTCGGTATGCTCAGAATATTGGTCTGGCATTCCAAATTGTTGATGATATTTTAGATATCACCGCTACTCAAGAACAATTAGGCAAAACTGCTGGCAAGGATTTGAAAGCGCAGAAAGTTACTTATCCCAGCCTGTGGGGAATTGAAGAATCTCGCGTTAAAGCCGAACAACTCATTGAAGCAGCATGTGCGGAATTAGACGTATTTGGAGAAAAAGCACAACCTTTAAAAGCGATCGCTCATTTTATTATCAGCCGCAATCACTAA
- a CDS encoding ABC exporter membrane fusion protein encodes MSYRLSFKPKNQGVIALVIAATAITGTIAVYAVSEFGQLGKTASSETVPTAPVVQKVTALGRLQPEAEVIKLSAPLALDGDRIAQILVEEGDRVKAGQVVAILDSRDRLQTAVLQAQKQVQVAQAKLAQVKAGAKTGEIQAQQATVERLQAQSIGDRQSQEEAIARLEAQWQGDRIAQAATIKKLKAELNNAQAEYLRYQQLYKDGAISNSAFDSKRLSVETTKQQLDEAQAVLNRINTTAKRQIAEAKVGLNRINATGNKQIREAKATLNSIAEVRPVDVAAAQTEVENAIASLKRAQTDLTAAYIKAPTTGQILKIHYRAGEKIGDSGIADFAQTDQMIAVAEVYQSDINKVKLGQQAVISGQAFTGELRGKVSQIGLQVNRQNVFSNQPGENLDSRVIEVKIRLNKEDSKQVAGFTNLQVQTAIEL; translated from the coding sequence ATGAGTTATCGGCTGTCATTCAAACCAAAAAATCAAGGGGTAATTGCCTTAGTAATTGCGGCTACTGCGATTACAGGGACAATTGCTGTTTATGCTGTTTCTGAATTTGGACAGTTGGGTAAAACAGCTTCATCGGAAACGGTTCCAACTGCGCCAGTTGTACAGAAAGTAACTGCTTTAGGAAGACTACAACCGGAAGCCGAGGTAATTAAGTTATCTGCACCGTTAGCTTTAGATGGCGATCGCATTGCCCAAATTTTAGTTGAAGAAGGCGATCGCGTGAAAGCTGGGCAAGTTGTCGCAATTTTAGATTCACGCGATCGCTTGCAAACGGCGGTACTACAAGCGCAAAAACAAGTGCAAGTCGCCCAAGCTAAACTCGCGCAGGTGAAAGCGGGGGCGAAAACGGGTGAAATTCAGGCGCAGCAAGCCACTGTGGAACGTTTACAGGCGCAATCGATTGGCGATCGCCAAAGTCAAGAAGAAGCGATCGCGCGTTTAGAGGCACAATGGCAAGGTGATAGAATCGCCCAAGCTGCGACAATTAAAAAACTGAAAGCGGAACTAAATAACGCCCAAGCGGAATATCTGCGTTACCAACAGTTATATAAGGATGGGGCGATTTCTAATTCTGCATTTGATAGTAAGCGTTTGAGTGTGGAAACTACCAAACAGCAACTAGATGAAGCGCAAGCTGTTCTCAACCGCATCAATACCACTGCGAAGAGACAAATCGCTGAAGCCAAAGTAGGGCTTAACCGCATTAACGCCACTGGTAACAAGCAAATTAGGGAAGCCAAAGCCACACTTAACAGTATTGCCGAAGTCCGACCCGTGGATGTCGCCGCCGCCCAAACGGAAGTGGAAAATGCGATCGCATCTCTCAAACGCGCCCAAACTGACTTAACCGCCGCCTACATTAAAGCACCCACAACCGGACAAATTCTCAAAATACATTACCGCGCTGGGGAGAAAATCGGGGATTCTGGGATTGCAGACTTTGCCCAAACTGACCAAATGATTGCAGTTGCAGAAGTTTATCAAAGCGATATTAACAAAGTCAAACTGGGGCAACAAGCAGTAATTAGCGGCCAAGCGTTTACTGGAGAACTGCGCGGTAAGGTTTCCCAGATTGGCTTGCAGGTAAATCGGCAAAATGTTTTCAGCAACCAACCGGGAGAAAACCTCGATAGTCGAGTGATTGAGGTAAAAATCCGTCTCAATAAAGAAGATAGCAAACAAGTTGCAGGTTTTACGAACTTGCAAGTACAGACAGCCATTGAACTATAA
- a CDS encoding MotA/TolQ/ExbB proton channel family protein: MPFNNLFTAGGVVMWPLLGFSVLAVALIIERVKFWIKINTRQNRVVREVLQLYRLDNVVGALDKLQQNSDLPMSRIFLAALELEEPTPEEFRLALESESQAEIPLLKRFQNIFDTIIGLAPLLGLLGTVLGLITSFASLDIGDVGGTKTSGVTSGISEALVSTASGLVVAIFTLFFANTFRGLYMRQIAWIQEYGGQLELLYRRRYERGEKPYAPTR; encoded by the coding sequence ATGCCATTTAATAACTTATTTACGGCTGGCGGCGTGGTCATGTGGCCACTGCTAGGTTTTTCGGTGTTGGCGGTGGCGCTAATTATCGAACGAGTTAAGTTTTGGATTAAGATAAATACTCGCCAAAATCGCGTAGTGCGAGAGGTATTACAACTTTATCGCCTAGATAATGTAGTTGGTGCTTTAGATAAGTTGCAGCAAAATTCCGATTTACCGATGTCGCGAATTTTTCTCGCCGCTTTAGAATTGGAAGAACCAACCCCAGAGGAATTTCGTTTAGCATTAGAAAGCGAATCTCAAGCCGAAATTCCCTTACTTAAACGCTTCCAAAACATATTTGATACTATCATCGGTCTTGCGCCTCTATTAGGACTCCTCGGTACTGTTTTAGGATTAATTACCTCATTTGCTTCCTTAGATATTGGTGATGTTGGTGGGACAAAAACATCAGGTGTAACTAGTGGGATTAGTGAAGCCTTAGTATCTACAGCATCAGGATTAGTCGTTGCTATCTTTACACTTTTCTTTGCTAATACCTTTCGGGGACTCTATATGCGCCAAATCGCTTGGATTCAAGAGTATGGCGGTCAGTTAGAATTGCTTTACCGCCGTCGTTATGAACGAGGAGAGAAACCCTATGCGCCTACCAGATGA
- a CDS encoding DUF2834 domain-containing protein, with the protein MIQFIYLLLCILGFVLPYSQFLPFVIEHGLDIQLFWQQLFANKISGFFGMDVIVSSLTFWTLIFWEGTRLKMQNLWVYVICNLLVGVSFGLPLFLLMRQRQLAQQAQTPIY; encoded by the coding sequence ATGATTCAATTTATCTATCTTCTCCTTTGTATTCTGGGCTTCGTTTTACCTTACTCACAATTTCTGCCTTTTGTTATAGAACATGGGCTAGATATCCAGCTATTTTGGCAACAGCTATTTGCTAATAAAATTTCTGGTTTTTTTGGTATGGATGTGATTGTTTCCTCCCTAACTTTTTGGACATTGATATTTTGGGAAGGGACACGTCTAAAAATGCAAAATCTCTGGGTTTACGTCATATGTAATCTTTTGGTTGGCGTTTCCTTTGGCTTGCCTTTATTTCTATTAATGCGACAACGCCAGCTAGCACAACAAGCCCAAACACCAATTTATTAA
- the devC gene encoding ABC transporter permease DevC: protein MLSKFFRKTPLAWRQLMKEKTRLAVAVAGITFADMLMFIQLGFEGALFDAAVKPHRNLQADLVLINPQFQTLFSVKSFSRERLYQTLSYDGVQSINSVYISTGQWRNPQTRLDRAILVWGIDPAKPAFLFPEVQQHQNDLKQLYQVMFDQAGRPEYGDIATIFNKTGNFETELNGKAINVKGVFSNGASFAADGNVIASDSTFLQLFPDRKADQIEVGLITLKPGANPEQVRSQLAAGLPNDVIVLTTEGFAQIEKSYWANGTGIGFIFGLGVGVGFIVGIVIVYQILYSDVSEHLPEYATLKAMGYSDRYLLGVLLQEALFLACLGFLPSFFLSLGLYQLTYAATLLPIFMKVERAITVFILTIIMCTFSGAIAMRKLHAADPADIF, encoded by the coding sequence ATGTTGTCTAAATTCTTCCGCAAAACTCCGCTAGCTTGGCGGCAGTTAATGAAAGAAAAAACACGGTTGGCAGTGGCGGTGGCAGGTATTACCTTTGCCGATATGCTGATGTTTATTCAGTTAGGTTTTGAAGGTGCGCTATTTGATGCAGCCGTTAAACCTCATCGGAATTTACAAGCAGATTTAGTTTTAATTAATCCGCAATTTCAAACTTTATTTTCAGTAAAAAGCTTTTCTCGTGAGCGATTGTATCAAACATTAAGTTATGACGGTGTGCAGTCGATAAATTCGGTTTATATTAGCACCGGACAATGGCGAAATCCTCAAACAAGGCTGGATCGTGCAATTTTGGTGTGGGGGATTGATCCAGCAAAACCAGCTTTTTTATTCCCAGAAGTTCAGCAACATCAAAATGATTTGAAACAGTTATATCAAGTCATGTTTGACCAAGCAGGACGGCCGGAATATGGGGATATTGCCACTATTTTTAACAAAACAGGTAACTTTGAAACTGAGTTAAATGGTAAAGCCATCAATGTCAAAGGTGTCTTTAGTAATGGTGCTTCCTTTGCTGCGGATGGAAATGTCATTGCCAGTGACTCTACCTTTTTACAACTTTTTCCTGACCGCAAAGCCGATCAAATTGAAGTAGGGTTAATTACCCTCAAACCTGGTGCAAATCCTGAACAAGTGCGATCGCAATTAGCGGCTGGTTTACCTAATGATGTCATAGTTCTGACAACTGAGGGATTTGCCCAAATTGAAAAAAGTTACTGGGCTAATGGTACTGGTATTGGCTTTATTTTCGGCTTGGGTGTAGGTGTTGGGTTTATTGTCGGGATTGTAATTGTCTACCAAATCCTGTATTCCGATGTCTCCGAACACTTACCAGAATACGCCACCCTCAAAGCAATGGGTTATAGCGATCGCTATTTATTAGGAGTGCTGTTACAAGAGGCATTATTTTTAGCTTGTTTAGGTTTTTTACCCTCATTTTTCCTCTCCTTGGGACTTTATCAATTAACCTACGCTGCAACATTATTGCCCATTTTTATGAAAGTAGAACGGGCAATTACAGTCTTTATTTTGACTATCATCATGTGTACTTTTTCGGGTGCGATCGCCATGCGAAAATTACACGCCGCCGACCCCGCAGATATTTTTTAA
- a CDS encoding DevA family ABC transporter ATP-binding protein, whose translation MLSESTSTTLSLKPVINISNLNHYFGEGSLKKQVLFDINLEIQAGEIVIMTGPSGSGKTTLLTLMGGLRSAQSGSLTILEEEICGASKQQLTKLRRQIGYIFQAHNLMSFLTAKENVRMSLELHDEFLHEDIDKKAIAMLESVGLGHRVDYYAESLSGGQKQRVAIARALVSHPKIVLADEPTAALDKKSGRDVVELMQKLAKEQGCTILLVTHDNRILDIADRIIYMEDGQLKNNS comes from the coding sequence ATGCTTTCTGAATCCACATCCACAACTTTATCTTTAAAACCAGTCATTAATATTAGTAACCTCAACCATTACTTTGGTGAAGGTTCGCTGAAAAAACAAGTTTTATTTGATATTAATTTAGAAATTCAAGCTGGCGAAATTGTGATTATGACTGGCCCCTCTGGTTCAGGTAAAACTACCTTGTTAACTCTGATGGGTGGATTGCGATCCGCACAATCAGGTAGTTTAACAATCTTAGAGGAAGAAATTTGCGGTGCTAGTAAGCAGCAGTTAACTAAACTACGCCGCCAGATTGGGTATATTTTTCAAGCCCATAATCTCATGTCATTTTTGACAGCTAAAGAAAACGTGCGGATGTCTTTAGAGTTACATGATGAGTTTCTGCATGAGGACATCGACAAAAAAGCGATCGCCATGCTGGAAAGTGTGGGATTGGGACACCGTGTAGATTACTACGCAGAAAGCCTTTCTGGGGGACAAAAACAACGGGTTGCGATCGCCCGCGCTTTAGTTAGTCATCCTAAAATTGTGCTAGCAGATGAACCCACAGCCGCACTCGATAAAAAGTCAGGACGCGATGTAGTGGAATTAATGCAAAAATTAGCGAAAGAACAAGGCTGTACAATTTTGCTAGTTACCCATGATAACCGCATCCTTGATATTGCCGATCGCATTATTTATATGGAAGATGGACAACTAAAAAATAATTCGTAA